GGCTACAAAACGCAACCGCTTATGTTCTGTCTCCAATCGTTGGCGTCGATGTTCAAATTCACCATCCAATTCACCAATTGTATTCCAAAAATCGTTCAATGTCCCTTCAAAAAATCGATCTGGAATAAACAAGTTACAGGCAACATCTTCTTGTTCAATTTTATATCCTGCTTCTCGTGTTAGAATGAGTAATTTTCGAATCACATCTTTTCCACTCAGATCGATGCGTGGATCAGGTTCTGAATAACCGGCTTCTTTTGCTAGGCGAATCGTTTTGCTTAATGTATTTTCAGCGCTTAATGTATTGAAAATGAAATTTAATGTGCCGGAAAGTACAGCTTCCATTTTTAAAATGCGATCGCCAGAATTAATCAGGTTATTAATGGTATTCATAATAGGAAGTCCGGCTCCTACGTTAGTTTCGAACAGGAACTTAATGCCTCTTTTCCCAGCAATGGATTTTAGTTCTGCATACGTAGCATACTCTGATGAAGCAGCAATTTTATTAGCAGCAACGACAGATACGTTATTCGAGAGCAATTCTTTATAAATGGTGGCTACCTCTGGGCTTGCGGTGCAATCAACAAAAACAGAATTAAATATATTCATTCCAAGAATCTCATCACACAATAATTGGGGTGATGTTGGTTTCCCATTAGTCAAAAGTAACTCCTGATACTTATCCAACTGGATTCCTTCCCTGTCAAAAAGGGCATATTCAGCATTAGCAATACCTACAACATTGAGTTTAAGTCCTTTTTGAACCATGAGGTTTGGCTGTTGTTGTCTAATTTGCTCCAGCAGGCTGCCACCGACGGTTCCTGTCCCGACAAGAAAAACATTCAGCACCTGATAATCCGACAAGAAAAATGAATCATGAATAACGTTTAGTGCTTTGCGGAGCGATTTATGATCAGTGACAAAGGAAATGTTGGTTTCTGATGCACCCTGAGCACAGGCAATAACATTGATGCCGTTTCTTCCTAAGGTGCCAAATAGTTTTCCTGCGATGCCGGGAGTACGTTTCATGTTTTCCCCAACAATAGCCACAGTGGCTAAATCCTTTTCAGCCAAAGCATGATTCATTTCACCCTGTTCAATTTCTTTCTCAAATTCTATGTCGAGTACTTTTACAGCTAGTTCTGCGTCACTGTTTTTTACGGCAAAAGATGTGTTGTTTTCAGAAGAAGCTTGAGAAACCAAAAATACACTAATGCCTGCTTTTGCCAATGCCTTGAATATCCTATAATTCACTCCGATCACCCCAACCATTCCAAGCCCTTGTACAGTAATCAGACAGGTATCATTTATGGATGAAATTCCTTTAATAGATTTTCCGACATCATTTGATTTTTCACATGAAATATAAGTGCCGGGGGCGGTAGGATTAAAAGTATTCTTAATACGAATGGGTATATTTTTGTGATAAGCCGGATAAATAGTTGGCGGATAAATCACTTTTGCTCCGAAATTACAGAGCTCCATTGCTTCTGTAAAAGTCAGTTTTTCAATAACATAAGTGTTGTCGATGATGCGTGGGTCAGCTGTCATGAAGCCATCAACGTCAGTCCATATTTCCAGACTGGAAGCATTTAGAGCAGCGGCTAAAATAGCTGCTGTATAATCCGAACCACCGCGACCCAAATTGGTTACATTTCCTGTCTTTTTATCTGTAGAAATGAAGCCACCGCAAACAACAATGGGCAATTCATGTCTAAAATGTTCACGTATCAACGCATTGGTTGTCTCAAAGTCAACAATATGTTTGGTAAACTGAGGTACTGTTTTGATAAATTGGCGTGAATCAAAGGTTATAGCCTCATCTATAACGGCTCCAATAATAGAAGCAGAGGCGCGTTCTCCATAGCTTGTGATAGTATCTGTAATTTTCGGTGTCAGGTCGTGAATGAGAAAAATTCCACGTAAAATATTGGATAATTCCTCCATCATTTGGGTTATTTTGGTAGTTTGGGAAGTTCGCTTTTCTGGCTCAACTACATGCTCGATAATAGAAATGTGTCGTTGTGATAACTCCTGAAATTCATGTTGATAAGTGGCATCTCCCTGAGATGCTAATTGCGCCAGATGGTAGAGTTGATCGGTGACTTGTTTAAAGGCAGAAACGACCACTATAACAGATTCTTGTTGCGATTCAACAATCTTTTTGACCTCCAAAATACTTTCGATGGAACCTACGGATGTCCCACCAAACTTTAAGACCTTCATACTTTAATGTTTTAAAATGGATATATGTGAAAACGCCCATCGCGTTGCTTTATCTCACAAAGATACATTTTTAGAAGAATGTGACAAAATAGCGTTTAAACAAAACAAAAAGAAGCAATTAAGGCTATTTAAACGACAATTTTCAATCAGAAATCTTTCTGTTTCGGTATTTCTTTACTTGTATATCTTAGTTTTCAAGAATAAACTTCCAACTTTGATTGTTATGTTGTTGGACATAATATTCAACATTTTTACCGATGTTTGCATATGCAATTACGAAGTATATTCCAATTATAAATTTCTGTATTACATTATTCCTATAAATCTGATGGTTATTTTTCTTTCTCCTTCAAAATCAATGAATTTTAAGCCAATCGATACAATCGTAAGGGTGACTCAACCTCAATTTTCTAACGAAGCGTATTCGATTATGCAGCAATTAATCTCTTTTTCTGCTTCCGATATATCCAAATTGGAGCATCTTAGCTTTAAGTTGGCATATGCCGCCTTTGAATTTAATCAACAATTTTTTAATGCAAATCAAATAGTTAAGCCTGCTATATTTACCTATAGCGGTACCGTGTTTGATAAATTGAATCCGTATTTATTTACTACAGCCCAGTTGCTTTTTGTGGAGAAACATTTGCGTATTTTTTCTGCTTTGTATGGGTTGTTAAGACCTTTTGATCTTATTCATCCATATCGACTTGACATGCATAATGGCTTAATAGATGATCTTTACTCATTTTGGTCAGATAAAGTCACTACATCTGCCATGGAGGCTTTGATGGATGATGATTGTATTTTGATTAATCTTGCTTCAGCAGAATATTTTGAAATGCTTACTACCTCTTATTTTTCACAGAACTGCCAGATTTTAACTCCTATTTTCAAACAAGAAAAAAGGGGAAAATTATTGGTTAATAGCTTTAAGTCCAAGGAGGCAAGAGGATTGATGACCAGATTTATAATTGAGAATCAAATATCTGATCCGGAGTATCTTAAAGGATTTATGGAACAGGGATATGCATTCTCACAAGACTTGTCTGCTAATGATGAATGGATCTTTATTCGATAAAAAAACTCTCTGAAATAATTGTCAGAGAGTTTTTTCAAAATCAAAAATCAACTTCGTTTATTGTTCTACTATTACAAAACTGCCCCATTGAGAAGTTCCTTTGTAAACATTTCCAGAACCGATTGGTACATATAGCTTATCACTGGTTGGAATATTTGTAAAGACATCACTTCCTGTTAGATAGGGCGGTTTCGTTGGTAAAGAATATAATGCTTTAATTTTACTACATCCCGCAAATGCATAACTTCCTATAGCAACAACTGAGCTGCCAATAGTTAAATTACCGTTTAAGCCTGTGCAATTTTGGAATGCATAATCACCTACAGATTTTACTGCATTGGGAATAGTCAAATCTCCAGTTAATTGAGAACAGCCATTAAAAGCATAATCTTCAATAAGGGTGACTGAGCTGGGGATAGTTAAAGTGCCCGTTAAACCAGTACACCCTCCAAAGGCATCTATTCCAAGGGTATCGACAGCACTGCCTAGTGTAACTCTTCCTTTAAATCCTGTACATCCTTGGAAAGCATAATTCCCAACATAAATTACTGAATTTGGAATTGATATGTTACCTGTTAATCCAGTACATCCATAAAACGCAGAATTGCCTAATCGCTTGATAGCATTACTGATAACTAAAAATCCATTAAATCCAGTACAAGAGCTAAATGATTCAGGCCCTAATATAGTAACAGAATTTGGAATTATTAAATTGCCAGTCAATCCAGTACAATTATAAAATGCTGATTGGTTAATGGAGTTCAGATTATTTCCTAAGGTCAAAGTCCCTTTAAATCCTGTACAGCTTGCAAAGGCATTGGTCCCAATAGATGTCACTGAATTAGGAATGACTAAGCTACCTATTAAATCTGTGCATCCATTGAACGCATAATTTCCGATTGTCGTAACTGAGTTTGCAATAGTTAGCATACCGTTGAATCCAGTACAATAATTGAACGCATAATTTCCGATTGTCGTAACTGAATTGGGAATAGTCAAATTGCCAGTAAAACCAGTGCACCCATTGAAGACATAGTTCCCAATTGTCTTTAAACTTGTAGGCAACGATAAGCTAATGAAGCCGGTACATCCTTCAAAAGCGTGATCATCAATGGAAGTAACAGAACTTGGAATAGTTAAGGCTCCTTTTAATCCTTTGCACTTGAAAAATGCAGCTTGTCCAATGGTTTTTATTGTAGAAGGAATTGTCAAACTGCCTGATAAATAAGTGTCTCCTGAAAATACCTGATTGCTAATAGAGGTCAAGCTATTTGGTATGGTTAATGTTCCTCTAAATCCAATGCACCCTTGAAATGCAGCAGCACCAATAGACGTCACCGTGTTGGGAATATTCAGATTTCCGTTAAGTTGACTACAATTAATAAACGCAGCTTCGCCTATGGAAACGAGGGTATTGCTTAAAGTAAGTGCTCCTTTTAGACTCATATCATTACCAAATGCATTAGCACCAATCATGGTTACTGAATTTGGTATAGTTAAAGCTCCTGTCAAGCTTGTGCATCCGAAAAAAGTATTATCTCC
The sequence above is drawn from the Microbacter margulisiae genome and encodes:
- the thrA gene encoding bifunctional aspartate kinase/homoserine dehydrogenase I — its product is MKVLKFGGTSVGSIESILEVKKIVESQQESVIVVVSAFKQVTDQLYHLAQLASQGDATYQHEFQELSQRHISIIEHVVEPEKRTSQTTKITQMMEELSNILRGIFLIHDLTPKITDTITSYGERASASIIGAVIDEAITFDSRQFIKTVPQFTKHIVDFETTNALIREHFRHELPIVVCGGFISTDKKTGNVTNLGRGGSDYTAAILAAALNASSLEIWTDVDGFMTADPRIIDNTYVIEKLTFTEAMELCNFGAKVIYPPTIYPAYHKNIPIRIKNTFNPTAPGTYISCEKSNDVGKSIKGISSINDTCLITVQGLGMVGVIGVNYRIFKALAKAGISVFLVSQASSENNTSFAVKNSDAELAVKVLDIEFEKEIEQGEMNHALAEKDLATVAIVGENMKRTPGIAGKLFGTLGRNGINVIACAQGASETNISFVTDHKSLRKALNVIHDSFFLSDYQVLNVFLVGTGTVGGSLLEQIRQQQPNLMVQKGLKLNVVGIANAEYALFDREGIQLDKYQELLLTNGKPTSPQLLCDEILGMNIFNSVFVDCTASPEVATIYKELLSNNVSVVAANKIAASSEYATYAELKSIAGKRGIKFLFETNVGAGLPIMNTINNLINSGDRILKMEAVLSGTLNFIFNTLSAENTLSKTIRLAKEAGYSEPDPRIDLSGKDVIRKLLILTREAGYKIEQEDVACNLFIPDRFFEGTLNDFWNTIGELDGEFEHRRQRLETEHKRLRFVAKMEEGQCSVGLQEVDMHHPLYDLEGSNNILMLTTERYNDYPMIIKGYGAGANVTAAGVFADIISIANIR
- a CDS encoding YaaA family protein, coding for MVIFLSPSKSMNFKPIDTIVRVTQPQFSNEAYSIMQQLISFSASDISKLEHLSFKLAYAAFEFNQQFFNANQIVKPAIFTYSGTVFDKLNPYLFTTAQLLFVEKHLRIFSALYGLLRPFDLIHPYRLDMHNGLIDDLYSFWSDKVTTSAMEALMDDDCILINLASAEYFEMLTTSYFSQNCQILTPIFKQEKRGKLLVNSFKSKEARGLMTRFIIENQISDPEYLKGFMEQGYAFSQDLSANDEWIFIR
- a CDS encoding leucine-rich repeat domain-containing protein, which gives rise to MKVFYFLATLIIVVLLASCTNSTVSSTSTTTRYSKKINLLTPGTIQSQFTNEQDSVTNLTITGNIDARDIQYIRDSLPNLIVLDLSGASIQSYTGSHGTLPGITVNYSANEMPICALYNASSRLGKTTLDTLSLPTNLTAIGDSALDGCKAITGTFTIPSKVTTIGNGAFKNCLALTSSLSIPSGVTSIGDQAFQNSGFTGNLDIPSSVTHIGNSAFQNCSNLHGTLTIPTSITSIGDNTFFGCTSLTGALTIPNSVTMIGANAFGNDMSLKGALTLSNTLVSIGEAAFINCSQLNGNLNIPNTVTSIGAAAFQGCIGFRGTLTIPNSLTSISNQVFSGDTYLSGSLTIPSTIKTIGQAAFFKCKGLKGALTIPSSVTSIDDHAFEGCTGFISLSLPTSLKTIGNYVFNGCTGFTGNLTIPNSVTTIGNYAFNYCTGFNGMLTIANSVTTIGNYAFNGCTDLIGSLVIPNSVTSIGTNAFASCTGFKGTLTLGNNLNSINQSAFYNCTGLTGNLIIPNSVTILGPESFSSCTGFNGFLVISNAIKRLGNSAFYGCTGLTGNISIPNSVIYVGNYAFQGCTGFKGRVTLGSAVDTLGIDAFGGCTGLTGTLTIPSSVTLIEDYAFNGCSQLTGDLTIPNAVKSVGDYAFQNCTGLNGNLTIGSSVVAIGSYAFAGCSKIKALYSLPTKPPYLTGSDVFTNIPTSDKLYVPIGSGNVYKGTSQWGSFVIVEQ